A region from the Geobacillus vulcani PSS1 genome encodes:
- a CDS encoding putative bifunctional diguanylate cyclase/phosphodiesterase: MMSNQLEYILYIFGLFLTVSGVYVYGHWMAKRHWKDIPWRVAPRLTAAFAIVSLLFLGAGMLSIHYAEKQEHREYEEAAKQIAGMIAGDLAAMGHERLDERAEHLPAYHIVMAMLERWQHYGRVLSVYTLKKNEHNELYFVAAPATDYNRNGRIDGKKEQAVPPGTVYHRHFPEVEEAFHGRFAMEQHPTTDEWGRSISAFMPIRQPDGTVDAVVGIDFDAKTYEQHLQWGRQKAMWAMMTMFLATAAAYLLALHQQMERKALDAYKKTLASNEHRLRRLAEMTMEGLIVYAHGKVVEVNEAACRLLGYSESELIHLPIEDVVVDGSMKLTRPHEEPERFEIELLRKDGTAFPAEIVRRCYDYEGEKVTVAAVRDLTEQKRNEERMRYIANHDELTGLPNKEAMYKAVECCLAEAKQHRYEAAVLFFEVSGMKTINDFYGYAVGDEVLLHLARAWRENPGMTVGRWSGNEFIALVPNSTYQKAEEMAKQLIEAADEPIVVNGMELYVTVNIGISVYPKDGEDAKTLIRKADIARYEVRKKAASDFLFFTEPMAIRLHEKMAMERDLRRALENEEFELYYQPQIRLHDRQVIGMEALIRWRHPEKGMVSPSLFIPVAEQTGMIIPINEWVIRTACEQTKQLLDRFPDLSVSINLSPYEFESRRFVDKLARLLADVGLPPHHLDLEITERMTMDTERALDILSKLKGLGVTISMDDFGTGYSSLSYLTDLPIDRLKIDRSFVQHIQGKKDVILPAIIRLGHNIGVKVLAEGVETETEAAYLQGKRCDEAQGYYFSPPLPYGEFVRFLNEQRVKRQAQELT, encoded by the coding sequence ATGATGTCGAATCAACTGGAATATATCTTGTATATCTTTGGCCTTTTTTTGACGGTCAGCGGTGTCTATGTATACGGCCATTGGATGGCAAAACGGCATTGGAAGGACATCCCATGGCGGGTGGCGCCGAGACTGACTGCTGCGTTTGCCATCGTTTCCCTGCTTTTTTTGGGGGCAGGGATGCTCTCTATCCATTATGCTGAAAAACAAGAACATCGTGAATATGAGGAAGCCGCAAAGCAAATCGCCGGCATGATTGCCGGCGATTTGGCCGCCATGGGGCACGAACGGCTCGATGAAAGGGCGGAACATTTGCCTGCGTATCACATAGTGATGGCGATGCTGGAGCGTTGGCAACATTACGGTCGTGTGTTGAGTGTGTATACGTTAAAAAAGAATGAGCACAATGAGCTATATTTCGTTGCAGCGCCAGCGACTGACTACAATCGGAACGGCCGCATTGACGGGAAAAAGGAACAAGCTGTTCCGCCTGGAACAGTTTACCACCGCCATTTTCCAGAGGTTGAAGAGGCATTCCACGGCCGGTTTGCGATGGAACAGCATCCGACAACGGACGAATGGGGAAGAAGCATCAGCGCGTTTATGCCGATTCGTCAACCGGACGGAACGGTGGATGCAGTCGTCGGCATTGATTTTGACGCCAAAACGTATGAGCAACATTTGCAGTGGGGGCGGCAAAAGGCGATGTGGGCGATGATGACCATGTTTTTGGCGACGGCGGCTGCCTATTTGCTTGCTTTGCATCAACAAATGGAACGGAAGGCGTTGGATGCCTATAAAAAAACGCTCGCATCCAACGAGCATCGGCTGCGGCGGCTGGCGGAAATGACGATGGAAGGGCTGATTGTCTATGCGCACGGGAAAGTCGTTGAGGTCAATGAAGCGGCGTGCCGTTTGCTCGGCTATTCAGAAAGTGAACTGATTCATTTGCCGATCGAGGATGTAGTCGTTGACGGGTCCATGAAACTGACTCGTCCGCATGAGGAGCCGGAGCGTTTTGAAATCGAGCTGCTCCGAAAAGATGGCACGGCATTTCCAGCGGAAATCGTCCGCCGCTGCTACGATTATGAAGGGGAAAAAGTGACGGTGGCCGCCGTCCGCGATTTGACGGAACAAAAACGAAACGAAGAGCGGATGCGTTATATCGCCAATCATGACGAGCTGACCGGGCTGCCGAACAAGGAGGCGATGTATAAAGCGGTGGAGTGTTGCCTTGCTGAGGCGAAACAGCATCGTTATGAAGCAGCAGTCCTATTTTTCGAAGTGAGTGGGATGAAGACGATTAACGATTTTTATGGATACGCTGTCGGGGATGAAGTGCTCCTCCATTTGGCGCGCGCATGGAGAGAAAATCCAGGTATGACTGTCGGGCGCTGGAGCGGAAATGAGTTCATCGCATTGGTGCCAAACAGCACATATCAAAAGGCTGAAGAAATGGCGAAACAGCTCATTGAGGCAGCCGACGAGCCGATTGTCGTCAATGGGATGGAATTGTATGTGACCGTGAACATCGGCATCAGCGTCTATCCAAAAGATGGGGAAGATGCAAAAACGTTGATTCGCAAGGCGGATATTGCTCGCTATGAGGTGCGAAAAAAAGCGGCGAGCGATTTTCTCTTTTTCACTGAGCCGATGGCGATTCGCCTCCATGAAAAGATGGCGATGGAACGCGACTTGCGGCGTGCGCTTGAAAATGAGGAATTTGAATTGTACTATCAGCCGCAAATTCGGCTTCACGACCGGCAAGTGATCGGCATGGAGGCGTTGATTCGCTGGCGCCATCCGGAAAAAGGGATGGTTTCGCCGTCATTGTTTATCCCTGTTGCCGAACAGACCGGCATGATCATCCCGATCAACGAGTGGGTGATCCGCACGGCTTGTGAGCAGACGAAGCAGCTGCTTGATCGTTTTCCTGACTTGTCCGTTTCCATCAACTTATCGCCATATGAATTTGAAAGCCGCCGATTTGTGGATAAACTCGCCCGTCTGCTCGCCGACGTCGGGCTGCCGCCGCACCATTTAGATCTTGAAATTACGGAGCGGATGACCATGGATACGGAACGTGCGCTTGATATTCTCTCGAAACTGAAAGGGCTTGGTGTGACGATCAGCATGGATGATTTTGGCACAGGCTACAGTTCGCTCAGCTACTTGACGGATTTGCCGATCGATCGGCTGAAGATCGACCGTTCGTTTGTTCAGCATATTCAAGGAAAAAAAGATGTCATCTTGCCGGCGATCATCCGCCTCGGGCATAATATAGGTGTAAAGGTGCTGGCCGAAGGGGTCGAAACGGAGACTGAAGCGGCTTATTTGCAAGGGAAACGGTGCGACGAGGCGCAAGGTTATTATTTTTCCCCGCCGCTTCCGTATGGCGAGTTCGTTCGGTTCTTAAACGAGCAGCGCGTGAAGCGGCAGGCGCAGGAACTGACGTAA
- a CDS encoding C40 family peptidase produces the protein MKQWCSLLFVSMIILFSSFFVSTSSSDAAADKARLIIEAKKLVGTPYRYGGTTPKGFDCSGFVYYTHKKVGVILPRTSREMYKKGTYVQKSQLQPGDLVFFDTSKRTKGVSHVAIYIGNNQVIHAVSRGVKIDSLNSSYWKTKYVGAKRL, from the coding sequence ATGAAACAGTGGTGCTCTCTCCTATTTGTATCTATGATCATCCTATTTTCCTCCTTCTTTGTAAGCACTTCCAGTTCAGATGCAGCCGCCGACAAAGCACGGCTCATCATCGAAGCGAAAAAGCTGGTCGGCACTCCTTACCGATATGGCGGCACGACGCCAAAAGGATTTGACTGCTCAGGATTTGTCTACTATACCCATAAAAAAGTTGGCGTCATCTTGCCTCGCACCTCTCGAGAAATGTACAAAAAAGGTACATACGTACAGAAGTCCCAATTGCAACCGGGGGATTTAGTGTTTTTCGACACTTCCAAACGGACGAAAGGCGTCTCCCACGTCGCCATCTATATCGGCAACAACCAAGTGATTCATGCTGTTTCCCGCGGTGTCAAAATCGATAGCTTAAACAGCAGCTATTGGAAAACGAAATATGTCGGAGCCAAGCGTCTATAA
- the mreBH gene encoding rod-share determining protein MreBH, protein MFVSSELGVDLGTMNVRLFSQTKGLIFDEPAAVAYHRQADKLIAIGQRAKTMIGKAPAHVEVTYPLQHGVIADFERAKTLLQEVFKQSSRQLGLSFKKPNVVMSVPFHATSVERRSFYEIAKHCGAKHIHLIEEPVAAAIGADLPVGEPVANVIVHLGAGKTEAAIISFGGVVACRSLRIGGNRLDEDIIQYVRQRYNLLIGEQTAEQVKIEIGSTPGTSLTQGMTIHGRDVVTGFLKAISLDPAEVQHALKESLLQIAEAIRAVLEECPAELSGDIIDRGIVLTGGGALLRGMEQWLGAMLHVPVHVAPNPAEAVAIGTGKALRAMPKQLGAAL, encoded by the coding sequence TTGTTTGTTTCTTCAGAGCTCGGCGTTGACTTAGGCACAATGAATGTCCGGCTGTTTAGCCAAACGAAAGGGCTCATTTTTGACGAACCAGCGGCGGTCGCCTATCATCGCCAAGCGGACAAGCTCATCGCCATCGGCCAACGAGCAAAAACGATGATCGGCAAAGCCCCGGCCCACGTCGAGGTCACCTATCCGTTGCAACATGGCGTGATCGCCGATTTTGAGCGCGCCAAAACGTTGTTGCAGGAAGTGTTTAAACAGTCTAGCAGACAGCTTGGCCTCTCCTTCAAAAAACCGAACGTCGTCATGAGTGTCCCGTTTCACGCCACCTCTGTCGAGCGCCGTTCTTTTTACGAAATCGCCAAACATTGTGGAGCCAAACATATTCACCTGATTGAAGAGCCGGTGGCCGCAGCCATTGGCGCAGACTTGCCGGTCGGTGAACCTGTCGCCAATGTCATCGTCCACTTGGGAGCCGGAAAAACGGAAGCCGCGATTATTTCGTTTGGCGGCGTCGTTGCCTGCCGTTCGCTCCGCATCGGCGGCAATCGGCTCGACGAAGATATCATTCAATATGTTCGCCAGCGCTACAATTTGCTAATCGGCGAACAAACCGCTGAACAAGTGAAAATCGAAATCGGCAGCACTCCCGGGACGTCTTTGACACAAGGAATGACGATTCATGGCCGCGATGTGGTCACCGGATTTCTTAAAGCCATTTCTCTTGATCCCGCCGAAGTGCAGCACGCCCTGAAAGAATCGCTTCTGCAAATCGCCGAAGCCATTCGCGCCGTCCTTGAGGAATGCCCGGCCGAACTGAGCGGTGATATTATCGACCGCGGCATCGTTCTCACCGGGGGCGGGGCCTTGCTTCGCGGCATGGAACAATGGCTTGGCGCCATGCTGCATGTGCCGGTGCATGTGGCGCCCAACCCGGCCGAGGCGGTCGCCATCGGCACCGGCAAAGCGCTGCGGGCGATGCCGAAACAGCTCGGCGCGGCGCTGTAG
- a CDS encoding L-lactate permease, with product MWKQDFTPIADQLWLSAIVALIPILYFFWALAVKRMKGHVAGLTTLLLAVVLAVIAYRMPAGKAVMSVTQGAVYGLLPIGWIIITSVFLYKLTVKTGHFDIIRNSVISLTEDRRLQALLIAFSFGAFLEGAAGFGAPVAISAALLAGLGFNPLYAAGICLIANTAPVAFGAVGIPIISMEGPTGVPAMEISKMVGRQLPFLSVFIPFYLVLIMAGWKKTVEVLPAIIVSGVSFALTQYLSSNFLGPELPDILSSLVSIVALAVFLNYWKPKSTFRFATESEVAVAGQAVRATHSSGEVFRAWSPFLVLTALISLWGIPQVKAALTGHYEGTNGLLKAVNAIGSHLTFMPPVPGLNNQILNASGQPIAAVYKLELLGAAGTAILLAAVVTKFIVGISWKDWARTFAETLNELKYPIITIASVVGFAYIANSSGMSTTLGMALAKTGSFFPFFSPILGWLGVFITGSDTSSNLLFGNLQKVTATSIGMDPVLALAANSSGGVVGKMISPQSIAVACAAVGLTGKESDLFRFTVKHSVFLIILIGILVYLQSTVLSWMIP from the coding sequence ATGTGGAAGCAAGATTTTACGCCAATTGCCGACCAGTTGTGGTTATCGGCCATTGTCGCACTCATTCCGATTTTGTATTTCTTTTGGGCGTTGGCCGTCAAACGGATGAAAGGGCATGTTGCGGGGCTGACGACGTTGCTGCTTGCTGTTGTATTGGCTGTAATCGCTTACAGGATGCCGGCCGGAAAAGCGGTCATGTCGGTAACGCAAGGTGCGGTGTACGGATTGCTCCCGATCGGCTGGATCATCATTACGTCTGTCTTTTTATATAAGCTGACAGTGAAGACCGGCCATTTTGACATCATTCGCAACTCGGTCATTTCGCTCACCGAAGACCGGCGTCTGCAGGCGCTGCTCATTGCCTTTTCGTTCGGAGCGTTTTTGGAAGGGGCGGCCGGGTTTGGCGCGCCGGTGGCGATTTCGGCAGCGTTGCTTGCCGGATTGGGGTTCAACCCGCTCTATGCTGCTGGCATCTGTTTGATCGCCAATACGGCCCCAGTGGCGTTCGGGGCGGTCGGGATTCCGATCATCTCGATGGAAGGGCCGACAGGCGTGCCGGCGATGGAAATTTCGAAAATGGTCGGGCGGCAGCTGCCGTTTTTATCGGTGTTCATTCCGTTCTATCTCGTCCTCATTATGGCGGGATGGAAAAAAACAGTTGAGGTGCTGCCAGCCATTATCGTCTCCGGCGTTTCGTTCGCGCTGACGCAATACTTGTCATCGAACTTTTTAGGACCGGAGCTGCCGGACATTTTGTCCTCGCTCGTGTCGATCGTCGCGTTGGCTGTCTTTTTGAACTATTGGAAGCCGAAAAGCACATTCCGCTTTGCGACGGAGTCGGAGGTGGCGGTTGCCGGGCAAGCGGTTCGTGCAACGCACAGCAGCGGGGAAGTGTTCCGGGCGTGGTCGCCGTTTCTCGTGCTGACGGCCTTGATTTCGCTTTGGGGCATCCCGCAGGTGAAGGCGGCGCTCACCGGCCACTATGAAGGAACGAACGGGTTGCTGAAGGCAGTCAATGCGATTGGCTCGCATTTGACGTTTATGCCGCCGGTGCCGGGGTTGAACAACCAAATTTTGAACGCGAGCGGCCAACCGATTGCGGCGGTGTATAAGCTTGAGCTGCTTGGTGCGGCCGGCACGGCCATCTTGCTGGCGGCGGTCGTGACCAAGTTCATTGTCGGCATTTCATGGAAAGACTGGGCGCGGACGTTTGCGGAAACGTTGAATGAGCTGAAATACCCGATTATCACCATCGCTTCGGTCGTCGGCTTTGCCTATATCGCCAACTCATCGGGCATGAGCACGACGCTCGGGATGGCGCTGGCGAAAACAGGGTCGTTCTTCCCGTTCTTCTCGCCGATTTTGGGCTGGCTTGGCGTGTTTATCACCGGCTCCGATACATCGTCGAACTTATTGTTTGGCAACTTGCAAAAAGTGACGGCGACATCGATCGGCATGGATCCAGTGCTGGCGTTGGCGGCCAACTCCTCCGGCGGCGTCGTCGGGAAAATGATTTCGCCGCAGTCGATCGCCGTCGCCTGCGCGGCCGTCGGCTTGACGGGCAAAGAATCCGACTTGTTCCGCTTCACGGTCAAACATAGCGTATTCTTGATCATTTTGATCGGCATTCTTGTATACTTGCAATCGACGGTATTGTCGTGGATGATTCCGTAG
- a CDS encoding FadR/GntR family transcriptional regulator produces the protein MAFKRIKTKKIYEEVAEAIFDMIKNGELKPGDKLDSVQQLAEQFQVGRAAIREALTALKAMGLIELKQGEGTYVREFDPTLMTFPLSIAVLMNKEDIWHLLEVRKLLEAGAASLAATKRTDRDLDAMTEALRQMKEGIGSDELGEKADLAFHMAIAAASQNPMLMSIMNSVSGMIVETMRETRRIWLFSKQTTTEKLLAEHQAIFEAIRDQNPDAARARMLEHLTNVENVLRRYIRTQQPD, from the coding sequence TTGGCATTTAAACGGATTAAAACAAAAAAAATTTACGAAGAAGTGGCGGAAGCCATTTTTGATATGATTAAAAACGGAGAGCTAAAACCTGGTGATAAACTCGATTCCGTTCAGCAACTGGCCGAGCAGTTTCAAGTCGGACGGGCCGCCATTCGCGAGGCGCTCACCGCCTTGAAAGCGATGGGACTGATCGAGCTCAAACAAGGGGAAGGAACGTATGTGCGCGAGTTTGACCCAACGTTGATGACGTTTCCTTTATCGATTGCCGTCTTAATGAACAAGGAAGATATTTGGCATTTGCTTGAAGTGCGCAAACTGCTCGAGGCAGGCGCGGCCTCGCTCGCCGCCACCAAGCGGACAGACCGCGACCTCGATGCGATGACAGAAGCGCTTCGCCAAATGAAAGAAGGGATCGGCAGCGATGAGCTTGGCGAAAAAGCGGATTTGGCCTTCCATATGGCGATTGCGGCGGCGTCGCAAAATCCGATGCTTATGAGCATTATGAACAGCGTTTCCGGCATGATCGTCGAAACGATGCGGGAGACGCGCCGCATATGGCTGTTTTCGAAACAAACGACGACCGAAAAACTGCTTGCCGAACACCAAGCCATTTTCGAAGCCATTCGCGACCAAAATCCGGACGCCGCCCGGGCGCGCATGCTGGAGCATCTGACCAATGTCGAAAACGTGCTGCGCCGCTACATTCGCACTCAGCAACCTGACTGA
- a CDS encoding DUF4829 domain-containing protein, producing MFARSIIDQGKQRFFTNLLGPQLKFEGQPEYSKYLKNMKQVTITKLVDISNDSGPIDPNYKQYFAIKVYYGELNIKVQDPNLVPTLGGKNYRRFILIKENRDGPWLIDTDENTPERES from the coding sequence ATGTTCGCGCGTTCCATCATCGATCAAGGCAAACAGCGATTTTTCACCAACCTTCTAGGTCCCCAATTGAAATTCGAAGGACAACCAGAGTATAGTAAATACCTTAAAAATATGAAGCAGGTTACCATCACTAAGCTTGTTGATATCTCTAATGACTCAGGCCCGATTGACCCGAATTATAAACAATATTTTGCGATCAAAGTCTATTATGGGGAACTTAACATTAAGGTACAGGACCCCAATTTGGTCCCCACTTTAGGTGGGAAAAATTATCGAAGATTTATTCTCATTAAGGAAAATCGAGATGGTCCTTGGCTAATTGATACTGATGAAAATACACCTGAAAGAGAGTCTTGA